TGGCAGACAATTTTCATCATCCTCCTGCATCACAACAAACAAGTCTTTCTTCAACAATTGTGAAGACATATTTTCCACCGCGGCACAAAAACTACACTTATCCGTTTGAACCAGTCTGTCTGACCGATGACAGATCTTGCACTCACGTTCATGATTTTCATTTTGTCTTTTATTCAGCCAAATCAATTCTTCCGCATTATATCGATGTAATTTCTTTTTAGATATCATCTCCGATACGGAATGAAATAGTTCTCCATAACTTCCAGCCGGCTGATTCATCAATGTATTCGCTGAACATTTCACGTAGCCAACTCCTAAGAATAAAGCAGTTTTAAAATTATCTAAGAACCAACGATTTGCCTTCTTTTCGAATATGTGGATTTTTTCTTCCGTTTCAGCCGTCCCCGGCAAAAGCATATAAGCATGTCCGCCACCAGAGTATAAAAGATTACACCTTGAAAGTCCTAAAGAAAAGAGCAGTTCATCAACACAGTGTTCCAACAATATTTCCAGATAAAAGGAACGTACTCGTAATGCCTTCAAAACTTTATCACTTGCAGTTGTATAAATAAATTCTTGTATGCCGGAAATATCCATGCTATATAAGAAAAACGCAGAGGTCTCATAAAAATCCTGACCTTTTTCAAAAAGAATCTGTTTATAATTCGTCTGACCTTTTTCCTTTAAATATGCATGAATACAGCTTCCGACTGCCGCTGTTAATTTTGAATGATCATATAGAGAAATATCTCCTCGCTCTTGTCTTGAAGTTGACGAGGGAACATATGTAAATACACTTTCTAACACTTCCTGGAAGGATTTTATAAAATCTTCATTATATTCCAATCCAGCCAGACAATCCTTTAATTTTGCCAGCACAGAATCATAAAACTCCGGGCCGCATGAGATTTTATTCTCGCCTGGATAAGCAATCTTTGTTCCCACATCCAATAATGACGGCGGATAATATTTTTCCTCTCTGTCGCCATTCATATGACTAAAAATACTGACCAGCGGAACTCCCTGCTCATATCCAAAGACATCCGTCTCTTCCCTTCGATCCAGTCCCACGGAAATGTTATCTGCGATATATGTAATATACGCAAGCGAATCTTCTTCTAACTTGGCATAAGCAAGTTCCTTTCCATGATGATACTGCACCTGGTCTAATATATCCTGATCCTTTATTCCCCCTTCCTCTTTTAACCATTTCTCGCCTAATAAACTATGCCTCTCCACTGCTCCTGCCCGATAAACAACTTTTCCCACATCATGCAGGAGACCTCCAAGAATTACTTTTACTCTCTCATCTGTCATACCCTACCTTCTTTCTATAAACCCCATTGCTCCCATTCCAAGAGCTGTTTTTATGCCGCACCCACTGAATTCACCAAATCGCAGCAGAAAATTTACTAAATTTGCAAGCATTTGCGAACCATGTGTTTTTAGCACTATTTCTCCCTGAAATCCCTTAACGCCAGTCCCTTCCAAATAAAATCTTCGTGTCTGGAGATTGTAATCCACAATTTCTACTTTCTCCATTATCTCTGCTAAAAGTTCTTCCCCTCCAAGCGACACTTGATAATCACAACTCTGGAATCGATTCAGCAGATTTTGAAAAATAAGTTTTATTTCTGGAAAGATCAAATACTTCCCTTGCCTTTTAAAAGAAACCGGCGTCAAAAATTTCACTTTACAGATTCTTGGAGACTCCTGAAAATAAGTCTTTTTCAACAGATCATCTATCGTAGTCTCTTCGCATTCCTTTTGAATAATCTGAATACATTCCTTTTGATCATTTAAATAAATCTCTCTAAGATTCGTATTTAACAAGCACTCTCCCAGCACTTCTCCCGCTTCATCTGTCAGAGTCTGAATATGCCATTCCCACTCTCCATTATTTTTCAACAGATATTGGCTGAAAGGTCGCATTTGTTCATCGTGCAGCTTTTCTGCATATTCGCCTTCCAATTGATCCATTAACCATCCATGAAAACGCGAAGCTTTATGAATGTTTATTTCATCACCAGATATTTGTAATATAATCTTCTTCATTTCCACATTTCCTACTAAAATAATTTTAGAATTACTATACATATTGTATATGAAAACACTTTATTTAGCAATTTTTATTTTACAATTCCACAATATATATTAAGCATAATACACAAAATGACCGCCTGCTCCAAAAAGCAAACGGTCATTTTGCATAACTGATATCTTCCGCCGGAACAGATAAGGTGTAGTCACCTTCCGACTGTCTTGTAAAATATAATATGTCACTCCCTCACCAGACTACAGATCACCTCGCAGTGCACCGTCTCGCAGAACTGATCCACCGCCGCCATCTTCTCCACCTGATACCCCGCCGCCTGGATCATCTCCAGGTCCCGGGCCAGGCTGGTCATCTTGCAGGAGATATACACGATCCGGTCTACGCCGTAGCTTAGGATCTTGGGCAGGGCCTTGGGATGGATCCCGTCTCGGGGCGGATCCAGCACGATCACGTCCGGTTTCTCCTCCAGTTCGTCCAGCACTTTAAATACATCGCCTGCTATGAATTTACAGTTGGAGATCCCATTTCTCCTGGCATTCTCCCGGGCGGCTTCCACCGCCTCTTCCACGATCTCCACTCCCACTACCTGCTTTGCCACAGGGGCCAGCACCTGGGCGATGGTCCCGGTGCCGCTGAAGAGATCGAACACCGTCAGGCCGTGGAGGTCTCCGATGTACTCCCGCACCGTCTCGTAGAGTACCTCCGCCCCTCTGGTGTTGGGCTGGAAGAAGGAGAAGGGTGTGATCTTGAACTCCAGCCCCAGCAGCTTCTCATAGAAATAATCCTGTCCCCAGAGAATCTTTGTCTCGTCGCTTTTCACCACATCTGACAGGGAATCGTTGAAGATATGGAGGATCCCCACGATCCTTCCCTCCAGCTTCAGATCCAGGAGCGCGCTCACCAGCGGTTCCAGGTCATAGCTTGCCTGGGTGGTGGTCACCAGATTCACCAGGATCTCCCCGGTGGTATCCCCCCGGCGAAGCAGCAGGTGCCGCAGATACCCGGTATGCTGCATTTTCCGGTAATAGCTGGCGCCCAGCTTCTGGAAATACTCCAGCACGCACATGAGGATCTGGTTCATATCTTCGTGCACCAGCTTACAGTCCGCCGCCGTCAGTACATCGTAGGTGCTTCCCTTCTTGTGGAGCCCCAGGGAAAGAGGACCGTCCTTATACTCATCTCCAAAGGAGAATTCCATCTTGTTGCGGTAGCCGAATTCCTTGGGGCTTGGCTTTACCCCCTGGAACAGGTACTCGCCCTCTACGGCCTCATCCATGATCCGGCGGATCTGGCCTTCCTTCATCTTCCGCTGCTCCTCGTAGGGCATGGTCTGATACATGCAGCCGCCGCAGGCCGGGAAGATCCCGCACACCGGCTCTCTCGTCTCCAGAGGGGATTGCTCCAGCACTTCCAGAAGCCGGCCCTCTGCGTTCCCTTTTTTAAACTTATTGACCGCGAACCGGACCTTCTGGCCGGGGATCCCATTTTTCACGATTACATACCGGTCCTCCTCCGGCACGTACACCATTCCTTTATTGGGGAAATCCACCCGCTGGATAACACCTTCACAGATCTGCCCTTTTTTCATACGCTCCAATACCTTTCTTTTTCTCAGGCTACTCTTTATAAACTGCGTTTAAGATCGTCCCTGCTTTCTCCACCCGGATATTGGGGAGACTCTTCACATACTGGTTAAACTGGGAGTAGCCGTAATCGTTGATCCGGAAATCTTTATATTTCTCATAGACCCGGTTCCCCAGGGTACTAAGCTCAATGCCGCTCTTTCCCGCGTCCTTCACGATCCTGGTCACATACCGGTCGATATCCGCTTTGTGCCCTTCGTCTTCCTTCAGGGTGACGGACACGATGCTGCCCCGCTTCACCATCTGGATCCGCCTGAATTCCTCCAGGAACTTGGACAGCATATTGTAGCCATAGCTTCGCACGTCAAAATCCGGATACAGGCTGACCAGGCGGCTTCCCACCTCACCAAGGCCGGTGGTCTTATTATTGTCCTGGTTCTCGATGATCATCTTGATCACCGCGTCCTCGATCTTCTCTTTGCTCAAGGTGTCGTGGGTCTCCTGGTCCCCTCCCGGCTCCTGCTCGCTGAGCAGGTTCTCCAGGATGGTGAACTTATCGCAGGCCTTGCGGAAAGGCTCCGGCGTCTTGTTCTCCCCCATGCCGATCACCGTCTTGCCGCTCTCTCTTAACCGGCTCACCAGCCGGGTGAAATCGCTGTCGCTGGATACGATGCAGAACCCGTCTACCGCGTTGGTGTACAGGATGTCCATGGCGTCGATGATCATGGCCGAATCCGTGGCGTTCTTCCCCTGGGTGTAACTGAACTGCTGGATGGGCGTGATGGAATTCTTCAGAAGCTCATCCTTCCAGCTGGAGTGCTGGGTGCTGGTCCAGTCCCCGTAGATCCTTTTGTAAGTGATATTCCCATACCTGGACAATTCTGTCAGTATGGGTTTGATATATTTCGCGGAAACGTTGTCTGCGTCGATCAGCAGCGCAAAATACTGTCCGTCCATAGTCCCTTCTTATCTCCTCTCCTGTCCGCCAAAACTTCTCAGATAAAAAGCAGGCAAGATGCCTGCTTTTCTCTCACTGTTTGGTTGGCCCGTCCTATACCTGGTCTTCCTCGTTGAAGAAGTCGTCGTCGAAATCATCCTCGAAGTCTTCCTCGAAATCTTCCAGATAATCCGGGGTAAAGAAGCAGTATACCGCGTACGCGATGGCTGCGATGGCCGCTACCGCTCCTACGATGGCGAGAACCCACAGAACGGTCTTGCACTGTTTGTCCTCTTCCTTTTTATTTACCAGTTCGCTTAACTTTGTTGCCGCAATAAGATCCTCAACCTTACTCATGCTCCCACATCCTTTCTCCTGCCTGCCGCAAGCTCAATTATTGTTCTTATTATATCACTAAAATTTTCAGATTACTACCTATTTATTCGAAAACATGGAAATTCTCTAAATCTTCTGCAATCGTGCAAATGCAGCGAACATTTTCTTGGTCCCGGGCCCGTCGAAATCTACGGTCACTTCGTAATCCCGGCCTCCTTCCACGATGTTTATCACCGTGCCGTCGCCAAACTTCACATGGCGCACCCGGTCTCCCACCTGATAGTCCAGGCTTCCGGAGGGGCTGCCGAATTGTTTCCCCTGCTGCAGCCCGGCAAATGCTTTGGTGTGGAAGGCCTGTCTGGCCTGCTGGTACGCGCTGTGGGATTTGGCCATCTTCCTGGATCCTTCCTCCTGGTCCTCCTTGTGGAACACGGCGCCTGTGGACAGAAGCTCCAGAGGGATCTCCTTCAGGAACCGGGACATTTTGTTATACTGGGTCTCGCCCCGGACCATCCTTCTCCTGGCGCAGGTCAGGGTCAGCTTCTCCTGGGCCCGGGTGATCCCCACGTAGCACAGCCGCCGTTCTTCTTCCACCTCTTCCGGGTCGTCGGCGGTGATGGTGAGATAGCTGGGGAAGAGCCCGTCCTCCATCCCCACCAGATATACATGGGGGAATTCCAGCCCCTTGGCGCTGTGCAGGGTCATCAGTACCACATAGTCGCTGTTTTCGTCCAGGTCGTCGATGTCCGCCACCAGAGCCACTTCCTCCAGGAACCCGCTTAAAGTGGCCGGCTCGTCCTGCTCCTGGCAAGCCTCCTCATAGGCCGCGATCTTGTTGCGAAGCTCGTCGATATTTTCCAGCCGGGCCTCCGCCTCTTCCGCATCCTCTGCCTGCAGGCTCTCTATGTACCCGGTCTCCTCCAGGATCTCCTGCAGAAGGTCCGAGATGGTCATCTCCTGGGCGTCCCGTTTAAAATGCTCCATCAGCGCCGCGAAGGACTCAAGCTTGGAGAGTCCCCTGCCGATGTCCGGGATCAGGTCCGCTCCCAGAAGGGCCTCATAGAATCCCATCTCCCGGCGGGCGGCATACTCCTGCACCCGGTTGATGGAGGTCAGGCCGATCCCCCTTCTTGGCACGTTGATGATCCGGCGCACCGCCAGGTCATCCTGGGCGTTGTCCACCGTTTTCAGATAGGCCAGCAGGTCCTTGATCTCCCGGCGGGCGTAGAAATTAATGCCTCCTACGATCTTATAGGGGATGCCGGCCGTCACAAACTTCTCTTCAAACATCCGGGACTGGGCGTTGGTGCGGTACAGGATGGCATGGTCGCTGTAGTTACCCTCCCCTGTCTTCACCTGACGGCGGATATCATCCACCACGTACTCCGCCTCATCGTAGGCAGTGTCAAACTGGCGGAACTCAATGGCCTCTCCTTTGCCGTTCTCCGTCCACAGGGACTTGTCCTTCCGCCCTTTATTATGGCGGATCACACCGTTTGCCGCCTCAAGGATGGTCTCTGTGGAGCGATAATTCTGCTCCAGCTTGATCACCCTGGCATCTGGAAATACTTTCTCAAAGTTCAGGATATTCTGGATGTTGGCTCCCCGGAACTTGTAGATGGACTGGTCGTCGTCCCCCACCACGCACAGGTTCCGATACTTGCCTGCCAGCAGCCGCACCAGCTCAAACTGCACCGTGTTGGTGTCCTGGTACTCATCCACCATGATATAGCGGAACCGCTCCTGGTAGTAGTCCAGCACCTCCTTCTGGGTCTGGAACAGCTGCACCGTCTTCAGCAGCAGATCGTCAAAATCCAGGGCGTTGTTGGCCCGCAGCTGCCGCTCGTACTCGCCGTAGACCTCCGCCACCTTCTTCCGGCCAAAATCTCCTCCTGCCTCAAGCATCAGCTCCTCCGGCGTCATCAGTTCATTTTTGGCCCTGGAGATGGCGGACAGTAAGCTCCGCTCCCGGTAGATCTTGGTGTCCACCTCCAGAAGCTTGCACACGTCCTTCATCAGCGTCTTCTGATCGTCGGTATCATAGATGGTAAAATTGGTGGCATAGCCAAGAGCCTCAATATGCCGCCGCAGGATCCGCACGCACATGGAGTGGAAGGTGCTCACCCAGATGCTCTCCGAGCCAAAGCCCACCAGGTTGTCCACCCGCTCCCGCATCTCCCCGGCCGCCTTGTTGGTGAAGGTGATGGCCAGGATATTCCAGGGATTGACCCCTTTCTCCTTGATCAGGTACGCGATCCTGTGGGTCAGCACCCGGGTCTTCCCGGAGCCTGCCCCCGCAAGAATCAGAAGCGGTCCTTCTGTGTGAAGCACCGCCTCTTTCTGTCTGTCATTCAATGTATCGTAAATGCTCAAATCTAACCGTTCCTTTCCTCTTCTCGTCTGGTCATGATCTCGTGTTCTTTCTGGATCTCATCGTGGAGCGCAAGGGACGTCCATTTCCGGTTGGCCTCCGTCACCACTGCCTTCAGCCCCACCTGTACCTTTTCCTTGCGCATCAGGAAAATGGCCTTGTCCAGCATGTCCTCCGTCTCTGCCTGGATCACCAGCATCTCCTCCGGGAAGCCTTCTCCTTCATAGATCTCCGGCTCTTTCTTCGGCTTCTCAAGCCCGGTCAGAGCTCCCACCGGCCAGAGATATTCCGCCCGGTCCACTGCCCGGACCTGGAATCCCAGGAAGCCAAAGATCATCCCCAGTTTGCGCCCTTTTGGCGTTCCCTTCAGGTTATAGCAAAGTACTACTGATTTCATTGTCTCTCCTTCTTCCTTCTACCGAAGCTCTCGTAGCGCTTTCTCCACCCAGGCCTTGTCCTCCTGGTAGGTGACGCCGAACCACTGGTCGTGAGACCAGAGCACCTTTACCCGGATCTGCCCGGCCCGCAGCAGTTCATCGATGATGTTGGGCAGGAGATATTCTCCCTTCCCATCTTCTTCCACCTCTTCCAGGAAACGGGCGAATCCCGTCTCCAGAATGGGGAAGATCTCCGGCGTCAGCCCCCACATATTCATGGATACCGGCCGGCTTACATCGATGGGTTTTCCACCTTCTTCCGTCTCCACCGCCGCGCCCTCCGGGGTCTTCACAATGTGATGGGTCTCTGTGATATCCGCAAGGAATCCCTCCTGGTCCACGTCGCACACGCCGCGGGTAACGCCGCCATTTACACTTAGGGTATTTCCCA
This window of the Massilistercora timonensis genome carries:
- the cas10 gene encoding type III-A CRISPR-associated protein Cas10/Csm1; translation: MTDERVKVILGGLLHDVGKVVYRAGAVERHSLLGEKWLKEEGGIKDQDILDQVQYHHGKELAYAKLEEDSLAYITYIADNISVGLDRREETDVFGYEQGVPLVSIFSHMNGDREEKYYPPSLLDVGTKIAYPGENKISCGPEFYDSVLAKLKDCLAGLEYNEDFIKSFQEVLESVFTYVPSSTSRQERGDISLYDHSKLTAAVGSCIHAYLKEKGQTNYKQILFEKGQDFYETSAFFLYSMDISGIQEFIYTTASDKVLKALRVRSFYLEILLEHCVDELLFSLGLSRCNLLYSGGGHAYMLLPGTAETEEKIHIFEKKANRWFLDNFKTALFLGVGYVKCSANTLMNQPAGSYGELFHSVSEMISKKKLHRYNAEELIWLNKRQNENHERECKICHRSDRLVQTDKCSFCAAVENMSSQLLKKDLFVVMQEDDENCLPLPFGCVLKFMDRAETLNAMKSPGYVKTYGKNQIYTGLHVTKLWVADYASEETFEDLKGKAVGTKKIAILRADVDDLGKSFIHGFEDKTEQDKYVTLSRTATFSRKMSMYFKKHINSLLECGENYIVDKETGKRTAVVVYAGGDDLFIVGSWDDIIGFSLDLYESFQRYTQGSLSFSAGIGIYDSKFPVANMAEMTGDLEDYAKSVDGKNAVTLFEKDNTYSWPEFQNKVIREKYKLLNDFFEAHQDKGRSFLYEMLELFQGVDTGVEQKINLARLAYLLGRIQQKEQKNKEKHERLYQFSEQIYQWLKDKENRRQMITAIYLYAYKTREME
- the cas6 gene encoding CRISPR-associated endoribonuclease Cas6 translates to MKKIILQISGDEINIHKASRFHGWLMDQLEGEYAEKLHDEQMRPFSQYLLKNNGEWEWHIQTLTDEAGEVLGECLLNTNLREIYLNDQKECIQIIQKECEETTIDDLLKKTYFQESPRICKVKFLTPVSFKRQGKYLIFPEIKLIFQNLLNRFQSCDYQVSLGGEELLAEIMEKVEIVDYNLQTRRFYLEGTGVKGFQGEIVLKTHGSQMLANLVNFLLRFGEFSGCGIKTALGMGAMGFIERR
- the rlmD gene encoding 23S rRNA (uracil(1939)-C(5))-methyltransferase RlmD, whose protein sequence is MKKGQICEGVIQRVDFPNKGMVYVPEEDRYVIVKNGIPGQKVRFAVNKFKKGNAEGRLLEVLEQSPLETREPVCGIFPACGGCMYQTMPYEEQRKMKEGQIRRIMDEAVEGEYLFQGVKPSPKEFGYRNKMEFSFGDEYKDGPLSLGLHKKGSTYDVLTAADCKLVHEDMNQILMCVLEYFQKLGASYYRKMQHTGYLRHLLLRRGDTTGEILVNLVTTTQASYDLEPLVSALLDLKLEGRIVGILHIFNDSLSDVVKSDETKILWGQDYFYEKLLGLEFKITPFSFFQPNTRGAEVLYETVREYIGDLHGLTVFDLFSGTGTIAQVLAPVAKQVVGVEIVEEAVEAARENARRNGISNCKFIAGDVFKVLDELEEKPDVIVLDPPRDGIHPKALPKILSYGVDRIVYISCKMTSLARDLEMIQAAGYQVEKMAAVDQFCETVHCEVICSLVRE
- a CDS encoding NYN domain-containing protein, which encodes MDGQYFALLIDADNVSAKYIKPILTELSRYGNITYKRIYGDWTSTQHSSWKDELLKNSITPIQQFSYTQGKNATDSAMIIDAMDILYTNAVDGFCIVSSDSDFTRLVSRLRESGKTVIGMGENKTPEPFRKACDKFTILENLLSEQEPGGDQETHDTLSKEKIEDAVIKMIIENQDNNKTTGLGEVGSRLVSLYPDFDVRSYGYNMLSKFLEEFRRIQMVKRGSIVSVTLKEDEGHKADIDRYVTRIVKDAGKSGIELSTLGNRVYEKYKDFRINDYGYSQFNQYVKSLPNIRVEKAGTILNAVYKE
- a CDS encoding DUF4366 domain-containing protein, with protein sequence MSKVEDLIAATKLSELVNKKEEDKQCKTVLWVLAIVGAVAAIAAIAYAVYCFFTPDYLEDFEEDFEDDFDDDFFNEEDQV
- the pcrA gene encoding DNA helicase PcrA, which produces MSIYDTLNDRQKEAVLHTEGPLLILAGAGSGKTRVLTHRIAYLIKEKGVNPWNILAITFTNKAAGEMRERVDNLVGFGSESIWVSTFHSMCVRILRRHIEALGYATNFTIYDTDDQKTLMKDVCKLLEVDTKIYRERSLLSAISRAKNELMTPEELMLEAGGDFGRKKVAEVYGEYERQLRANNALDFDDLLLKTVQLFQTQKEVLDYYQERFRYIMVDEYQDTNTVQFELVRLLAGKYRNLCVVGDDDQSIYKFRGANIQNILNFEKVFPDARVIKLEQNYRSTETILEAANGVIRHNKGRKDKSLWTENGKGEAIEFRQFDTAYDEAEYVVDDIRRQVKTGEGNYSDHAILYRTNAQSRMFEEKFVTAGIPYKIVGGINFYARREIKDLLAYLKTVDNAQDDLAVRRIINVPRRGIGLTSINRVQEYAARREMGFYEALLGADLIPDIGRGLSKLESFAALMEHFKRDAQEMTISDLLQEILEETGYIESLQAEDAEEAEARLENIDELRNKIAAYEEACQEQDEPATLSGFLEEVALVADIDDLDENSDYVVLMTLHSAKGLEFPHVYLVGMEDGLFPSYLTITADDPEEVEEERRLCYVGITRAQEKLTLTCARRRMVRGETQYNKMSRFLKEIPLELLSTGAVFHKEDQEEGSRKMAKSHSAYQQARQAFHTKAFAGLQQGKQFGSPSGSLDYQVGDRVRHVKFGDGTVINIVEGGRDYEVTVDFDGPGTKKMFAAFARLQKI
- a CDS encoding DUF3783 domain-containing protein, coding for MKSVVLCYNLKGTPKGRKLGMIFGFLGFQVRAVDRAEYLWPVGALTGLEKPKKEPEIYEGEGFPEEMLVIQAETEDMLDKAIFLMRKEKVQVGLKAVVTEANRKWTSLALHDEIQKEHEIMTRREEERNG